One genomic region from Athalia rosae chromosome 3, iyAthRosa1.1, whole genome shotgun sequence encodes:
- the LOC105686373 gene encoding G protein-coupled receptor kinase 1 isoform X2: MADLEAVLADVSYLMAMEKSKCTPAARASKKIVLPDPSVRSVTHKHLIKKNEVNFDKIFNQMLGYLLFKDFCETVAEEPIPQLSFYEEIKAYEKLECPEERRKLAREIYDNFIMKELLAHAHEYSKDAVAHVQKYLMKNEVPVNLFEPYIEEIFNHLRGDPFKKFLESDKYTRFCQWKNLELNIQLTMNDFSVHRIIGRGGFGEVYGCRKADTGKMYAMKCLDKKRIKMKQGETLALNERIMLSLVSTGVDCPFIVCMTYAFHTPDKLCFILDLMNGGDLHYHLSQHGVFNEPEMKFYAAEVILGLEHMHRRYIVYRDLKPANILLDENGHVRISDLGLACDFSKKKPHASVGTHGYMAPEVLSKATPYDSSADWFSFGCMLYKLLKGHSPFRQHKTKDKHEIDRMTLTMKVELPETFSRELQSLLEGLLQRDIDKRLGCRGGGADELKEHPFFSGIDWQQVYLQKYTPPLIPPKGEVNAADAFDIGSFDEEDTKGIKLTDADQDLYKNFPLVISERWQAEVADTVFETINNEADKLENKRKAKQKLRFDTDEKESDCILHGYIKKLGGPFASAWQTRYAKLYPNRLELHPESTTNKPELVFLDQVEEVAADYQHVKGEQCIVVRTRDAKIVLTNPDEIGLKEWALSLRSAHKCSMELLGNMARKAGKIYGTEREAAIPPTQRSTNGN; the protein is encoded by the exons ATGGCGGACCTCGAGGCGGTACTCGCCGACGTTAGCTACCTGATGGCTATGGAAAAGAGTAAATGCACCCCCGCTGCAAGAGCGAGCAAGAAAATCGTACTTCCGGATCCTAG CGTCAGGAGCGTCACGCATAAACATCTTATAAAGAAGAACGAAGTAAACTTTgacaaaatattcaatcaaATGTTAG GGTACCTTTTATTCAAAGATTTTTGCGAGACTGTAGCGGAGGAACCAATTCCGCAACTTAGTTTTTACGAAGAG ATCAAAGCGTACGAGAAATTGGAATGTccggaggagaggagaaaactAGCCCGGGAAATATACGACAATTTTATTATGAAAGAATTGTTAGCTCACGCGCAC GAATACTCGAAAGATGCGGTAGCACATGTACAGAAATACCTAATGAAGAATGAAGTTCCCGTTAATTTATTTGAG CCGTACATCGAGGAGATCTTCAACCACCTGAGGGGAGACCCGTTTAAAAAGTTCTTGGAGAG TGACAAGTACACACGTTTCTGCCAATGGAAGAATCTCGAGCTCAACATTCag TTGACAATGAACGACTTCAGTGTACATCGAATTATCGGGAGGGGGGGATTCGGCGAAGTTTACGGATGTCGTAAGGCAGACACTGGAAAAATGTACGCGATGAAGTGCCTCGATAAGAAGCGCATCAAAATGAAACAGGGTGAAACCCTCGCCCTCAACGAAAGGATAATGCTCTCACTAGTCAGTACTGGA GTGGATTGCCCTTTCATTGTATGCATGACGTACGCGTTTCATACACCGGATAAACTGTGCTTTATACTTGACCTGATGAACGGAGGTGACCTACATTATCATCTCAGTCAACACGGTGTATTTAATGAACCtgagatgaaattttacgcCGCGGAAGTTATACTAGGTCTTGAACATATGCATCGTAGATACATCGTTTATCGGGATCTGAAACCAGCAAATATACTTTTAGACGAAAACGGTCACGTTAGAATATCAGATCTTGGCCTCGCCTGTGATTTTTCTAAGAAAAAACCTCACGCCAGCGT GGGCACACATGGTTACATGGCGCCGGAAGTACTCTCTAAAGCAACCCCCTACGACTCGAGCGCAGATTGGTTTTCTTTTGGTTGTATGTTATACAAACTTCTGAAAGGTCACAGTCCATTCAGACAGCATAAAACTAAAGACAAGCACGAAATAGACCGTATGACACTCACCATG aaAGTCGAATTGCCGGAGACATTCTCGAGGGAATTGCAGTCGCTTTTGGAGGGATTGCTGCAAAGAGATATCGACAAGAGACTAGGATGTCGGGGTGGCGGTGCAGACGAACTTAAAGAGCATCCATTTTTTAGTGGAATCGACTGGCAGCAGGTTTACCTTCAAAAATATACGCCACCGTTGATACCGCCCAAGGGTGAAGTGAACGCTGCAGATGCTTTTGACATTGGTTCATTTGACGAGGAGGATACTAAAGGAATTAAATTAACTGACGCTGATCAGGAtctttataaaaattttcctcttgtTATATCTGAAAGGTGGCAGGCCGAAGTTGCCGACACTGTATTTGAAACAATTAACAATGAAGCTGACAAG cTGGAAAATAAACGTAAAGCGAAACAAAAACTGAGATTCGATACCGACGAAAAAG aatcggattgtATATTGCACGGATATATAAAAAAGTTAGGCGGTCCTTTTGCTAGTGCGTGGCAAACTCGTTATGCCAAACTTTATCCAAACAGATTGGAACTCCATCCGGAGTCGACAACCAATAAACCTGAGCTCGTCTTTTTGGACCAG gTAGAAGAAGTAGCTGCTGATTATCAACACGTGAAAGGAGAACAGTGTATAGTAGTTCGCACTAGAGATGCAAAAATCGTACTAACGAATCCC GATGAAATCGGGCTAAAAGAATGGGCGTTATCGCTTAGATCTGCACATAAATGTTCAATGGAGTTACTCGGTAATATGGCACGAAAAGCTGGTAAAATATACGGCACGGAACGAGAAGCGGCAATTCCTCCAACGCAGCGTTCCACAAACGGGAACTAA
- the LOC105686373 gene encoding G protein-coupled receptor kinase 1 isoform X4: MLKALMKNAKWMGVRSVTHKHLIKKNEVNFDKIFNQMLGYLLFKDFCETVAEEPIPQLSFYEEIKAYEKLECPEERRKLAREIYDNFIMKELLAHAHEYSKDAVAHVQKYLMKNEVPVNLFEPYIEEIFNHLRGDPFKKFLESDKYTRFCQWKNLELNIQLTMNDFSVHRIIGRGGFGEVYGCRKADTGKMYAMKCLDKKRIKMKQGETLALNERIMLSLVSTGVDCPFIVCMTYAFHTPDKLCFILDLMNGGDLHYHLSQHGVFNEPEMKFYAAEVILGLEHMHRRYIVYRDLKPANILLDENGHVRISDLGLACDFSKKKPHASVGTHGYMAPEVLSKATPYDSSADWFSFGCMLYKLLKGHSPFRQHKTKDKHEIDRMTLTMVGKVELPETFSRELQSLLEGLLQRDIDKRLGCRGGGADELKEHPFFSGIDWQQVYLQKYTPPLIPPKGEVNAADAFDIGSFDEEDTKGIKLTDADQDLYKNFPLVISERWQAEVADTVFETINNEADKLENKRKAKQKLRFDTDEKESDCILHGYIKKLGGPFASAWQTRYAKLYPNRLELHPESTTNKPELVFLDQVEEVAADYQHVKGEQCIVVRTRDAKIVLTNPDEIGLKEWALSLRSAHKCSMELLGNMARKAGKIYGTEREAAIPPTQRSTNGN; encoded by the exons ATGCTGAAGGCGCTGATGAAAAACGCCAAGTGGATGGG CGTCAGGAGCGTCACGCATAAACATCTTATAAAGAAGAACGAAGTAAACTTTgacaaaatattcaatcaaATGTTAG GGTACCTTTTATTCAAAGATTTTTGCGAGACTGTAGCGGAGGAACCAATTCCGCAACTTAGTTTTTACGAAGAG ATCAAAGCGTACGAGAAATTGGAATGTccggaggagaggagaaaactAGCCCGGGAAATATACGACAATTTTATTATGAAAGAATTGTTAGCTCACGCGCAC GAATACTCGAAAGATGCGGTAGCACATGTACAGAAATACCTAATGAAGAATGAAGTTCCCGTTAATTTATTTGAG CCGTACATCGAGGAGATCTTCAACCACCTGAGGGGAGACCCGTTTAAAAAGTTCTTGGAGAG TGACAAGTACACACGTTTCTGCCAATGGAAGAATCTCGAGCTCAACATTCag TTGACAATGAACGACTTCAGTGTACATCGAATTATCGGGAGGGGGGGATTCGGCGAAGTTTACGGATGTCGTAAGGCAGACACTGGAAAAATGTACGCGATGAAGTGCCTCGATAAGAAGCGCATCAAAATGAAACAGGGTGAAACCCTCGCCCTCAACGAAAGGATAATGCTCTCACTAGTCAGTACTGGA GTGGATTGCCCTTTCATTGTATGCATGACGTACGCGTTTCATACACCGGATAAACTGTGCTTTATACTTGACCTGATGAACGGAGGTGACCTACATTATCATCTCAGTCAACACGGTGTATTTAATGAACCtgagatgaaattttacgcCGCGGAAGTTATACTAGGTCTTGAACATATGCATCGTAGATACATCGTTTATCGGGATCTGAAACCAGCAAATATACTTTTAGACGAAAACGGTCACGTTAGAATATCAGATCTTGGCCTCGCCTGTGATTTTTCTAAGAAAAAACCTCACGCCAGCGT GGGCACACATGGTTACATGGCGCCGGAAGTACTCTCTAAAGCAACCCCCTACGACTCGAGCGCAGATTGGTTTTCTTTTGGTTGTATGTTATACAAACTTCTGAAAGGTCACAGTCCATTCAGACAGCATAAAACTAAAGACAAGCACGAAATAGACCGTATGACACTCACCATGGTTggt aaAGTCGAATTGCCGGAGACATTCTCGAGGGAATTGCAGTCGCTTTTGGAGGGATTGCTGCAAAGAGATATCGACAAGAGACTAGGATGTCGGGGTGGCGGTGCAGACGAACTTAAAGAGCATCCATTTTTTAGTGGAATCGACTGGCAGCAGGTTTACCTTCAAAAATATACGCCACCGTTGATACCGCCCAAGGGTGAAGTGAACGCTGCAGATGCTTTTGACATTGGTTCATTTGACGAGGAGGATACTAAAGGAATTAAATTAACTGACGCTGATCAGGAtctttataaaaattttcctcttgtTATATCTGAAAGGTGGCAGGCCGAAGTTGCCGACACTGTATTTGAAACAATTAACAATGAAGCTGACAAG cTGGAAAATAAACGTAAAGCGAAACAAAAACTGAGATTCGATACCGACGAAAAAG aatcggattgtATATTGCACGGATATATAAAAAAGTTAGGCGGTCCTTTTGCTAGTGCGTGGCAAACTCGTTATGCCAAACTTTATCCAAACAGATTGGAACTCCATCCGGAGTCGACAACCAATAAACCTGAGCTCGTCTTTTTGGACCAG gTAGAAGAAGTAGCTGCTGATTATCAACACGTGAAAGGAGAACAGTGTATAGTAGTTCGCACTAGAGATGCAAAAATCGTACTAACGAATCCC GATGAAATCGGGCTAAAAGAATGGGCGTTATCGCTTAGATCTGCACATAAATGTTCAATGGAGTTACTCGGTAATATGGCACGAAAAGCTGGTAAAATATACGGCACGGAACGAGAAGCGGCAATTCCTCCAACGCAGCGTTCCACAAACGGGAACTAA
- the LOC105686373 gene encoding G protein-coupled receptor kinase 1 isoform X3: MADLEAVLADVSYLMAMEKSKCTPAARASKKIVLPDPSVRSVTHKHLIKKNEVNFDKIFNQMLGYLLFKDFCETVAEEPIPQLSFYEEIKAYEKLECPEERRKLAREIYDNFIMKELLAHAHEYSKDAVAHVQKYLMKNEVPVNLFEPYIEEIFNHLRGDPFKKFLESDKYTRFCQWKNLELNIQLTMNDFSVHRIIGRGGFGEVYGCRKADTGKMYAMKCLDKKRIKMKQGETLALNERIMLSLVDCPFIVCMTYAFHTPDKLCFILDLMNGGDLHYHLSQHGVFNEPEMKFYAAEVILGLEHMHRRYIVYRDLKPANILLDENGHVRISDLGLACDFSKKKPHASVGTHGYMAPEVLSKATPYDSSADWFSFGCMLYKLLKGHSPFRQHKTKDKHEIDRMTLTMVGKVELPETFSRELQSLLEGLLQRDIDKRLGCRGGGADELKEHPFFSGIDWQQVYLQKYTPPLIPPKGEVNAADAFDIGSFDEEDTKGIKLTDADQDLYKNFPLVISERWQAEVADTVFETINNEADKLENKRKAKQKLRFDTDEKESDCILHGYIKKLGGPFASAWQTRYAKLYPNRLELHPESTTNKPELVFLDQVEEVAADYQHVKGEQCIVVRTRDAKIVLTNPDEIGLKEWALSLRSAHKCSMELLGNMARKAGKIYGTEREAAIPPTQRSTNGN, encoded by the exons ATGGCGGACCTCGAGGCGGTACTCGCCGACGTTAGCTACCTGATGGCTATGGAAAAGAGTAAATGCACCCCCGCTGCAAGAGCGAGCAAGAAAATCGTACTTCCGGATCCTAG CGTCAGGAGCGTCACGCATAAACATCTTATAAAGAAGAACGAAGTAAACTTTgacaaaatattcaatcaaATGTTAG GGTACCTTTTATTCAAAGATTTTTGCGAGACTGTAGCGGAGGAACCAATTCCGCAACTTAGTTTTTACGAAGAG ATCAAAGCGTACGAGAAATTGGAATGTccggaggagaggagaaaactAGCCCGGGAAATATACGACAATTTTATTATGAAAGAATTGTTAGCTCACGCGCAC GAATACTCGAAAGATGCGGTAGCACATGTACAGAAATACCTAATGAAGAATGAAGTTCCCGTTAATTTATTTGAG CCGTACATCGAGGAGATCTTCAACCACCTGAGGGGAGACCCGTTTAAAAAGTTCTTGGAGAG TGACAAGTACACACGTTTCTGCCAATGGAAGAATCTCGAGCTCAACATTCag TTGACAATGAACGACTTCAGTGTACATCGAATTATCGGGAGGGGGGGATTCGGCGAAGTTTACGGATGTCGTAAGGCAGACACTGGAAAAATGTACGCGATGAAGTGCCTCGATAAGAAGCGCATCAAAATGAAACAGGGTGAAACCCTCGCCCTCAACGAAAGGATAATGCTCTCACTA GTGGATTGCCCTTTCATTGTATGCATGACGTACGCGTTTCATACACCGGATAAACTGTGCTTTATACTTGACCTGATGAACGGAGGTGACCTACATTATCATCTCAGTCAACACGGTGTATTTAATGAACCtgagatgaaattttacgcCGCGGAAGTTATACTAGGTCTTGAACATATGCATCGTAGATACATCGTTTATCGGGATCTGAAACCAGCAAATATACTTTTAGACGAAAACGGTCACGTTAGAATATCAGATCTTGGCCTCGCCTGTGATTTTTCTAAGAAAAAACCTCACGCCAGCGT GGGCACACATGGTTACATGGCGCCGGAAGTACTCTCTAAAGCAACCCCCTACGACTCGAGCGCAGATTGGTTTTCTTTTGGTTGTATGTTATACAAACTTCTGAAAGGTCACAGTCCATTCAGACAGCATAAAACTAAAGACAAGCACGAAATAGACCGTATGACACTCACCATGGTTggt aaAGTCGAATTGCCGGAGACATTCTCGAGGGAATTGCAGTCGCTTTTGGAGGGATTGCTGCAAAGAGATATCGACAAGAGACTAGGATGTCGGGGTGGCGGTGCAGACGAACTTAAAGAGCATCCATTTTTTAGTGGAATCGACTGGCAGCAGGTTTACCTTCAAAAATATACGCCACCGTTGATACCGCCCAAGGGTGAAGTGAACGCTGCAGATGCTTTTGACATTGGTTCATTTGACGAGGAGGATACTAAAGGAATTAAATTAACTGACGCTGATCAGGAtctttataaaaattttcctcttgtTATATCTGAAAGGTGGCAGGCCGAAGTTGCCGACACTGTATTTGAAACAATTAACAATGAAGCTGACAAG cTGGAAAATAAACGTAAAGCGAAACAAAAACTGAGATTCGATACCGACGAAAAAG aatcggattgtATATTGCACGGATATATAAAAAAGTTAGGCGGTCCTTTTGCTAGTGCGTGGCAAACTCGTTATGCCAAACTTTATCCAAACAGATTGGAACTCCATCCGGAGTCGACAACCAATAAACCTGAGCTCGTCTTTTTGGACCAG gTAGAAGAAGTAGCTGCTGATTATCAACACGTGAAAGGAGAACAGTGTATAGTAGTTCGCACTAGAGATGCAAAAATCGTACTAACGAATCCC GATGAAATCGGGCTAAAAGAATGGGCGTTATCGCTTAGATCTGCACATAAATGTTCAATGGAGTTACTCGGTAATATGGCACGAAAAGCTGGTAAAATATACGGCACGGAACGAGAAGCGGCAATTCCTCCAACGCAGCGTTCCACAAACGGGAACTAA
- the LOC105686373 gene encoding G protein-coupled receptor kinase 1 isoform X1, translated as MADLEAVLADVSYLMAMEKSKCTPAARASKKIVLPDPSVRSVTHKHLIKKNEVNFDKIFNQMLGYLLFKDFCETVAEEPIPQLSFYEEIKAYEKLECPEERRKLAREIYDNFIMKELLAHAHEYSKDAVAHVQKYLMKNEVPVNLFEPYIEEIFNHLRGDPFKKFLESDKYTRFCQWKNLELNIQLTMNDFSVHRIIGRGGFGEVYGCRKADTGKMYAMKCLDKKRIKMKQGETLALNERIMLSLVSTGVDCPFIVCMTYAFHTPDKLCFILDLMNGGDLHYHLSQHGVFNEPEMKFYAAEVILGLEHMHRRYIVYRDLKPANILLDENGHVRISDLGLACDFSKKKPHASVGTHGYMAPEVLSKATPYDSSADWFSFGCMLYKLLKGHSPFRQHKTKDKHEIDRMTLTMVGKVELPETFSRELQSLLEGLLQRDIDKRLGCRGGGADELKEHPFFSGIDWQQVYLQKYTPPLIPPKGEVNAADAFDIGSFDEEDTKGIKLTDADQDLYKNFPLVISERWQAEVADTVFETINNEADKLENKRKAKQKLRFDTDEKESDCILHGYIKKLGGPFASAWQTRYAKLYPNRLELHPESTTNKPELVFLDQVEEVAADYQHVKGEQCIVVRTRDAKIVLTNPDEIGLKEWALSLRSAHKCSMELLGNMARKAGKIYGTEREAAIPPTQRSTNGN; from the exons ATGGCGGACCTCGAGGCGGTACTCGCCGACGTTAGCTACCTGATGGCTATGGAAAAGAGTAAATGCACCCCCGCTGCAAGAGCGAGCAAGAAAATCGTACTTCCGGATCCTAG CGTCAGGAGCGTCACGCATAAACATCTTATAAAGAAGAACGAAGTAAACTTTgacaaaatattcaatcaaATGTTAG GGTACCTTTTATTCAAAGATTTTTGCGAGACTGTAGCGGAGGAACCAATTCCGCAACTTAGTTTTTACGAAGAG ATCAAAGCGTACGAGAAATTGGAATGTccggaggagaggagaaaactAGCCCGGGAAATATACGACAATTTTATTATGAAAGAATTGTTAGCTCACGCGCAC GAATACTCGAAAGATGCGGTAGCACATGTACAGAAATACCTAATGAAGAATGAAGTTCCCGTTAATTTATTTGAG CCGTACATCGAGGAGATCTTCAACCACCTGAGGGGAGACCCGTTTAAAAAGTTCTTGGAGAG TGACAAGTACACACGTTTCTGCCAATGGAAGAATCTCGAGCTCAACATTCag TTGACAATGAACGACTTCAGTGTACATCGAATTATCGGGAGGGGGGGATTCGGCGAAGTTTACGGATGTCGTAAGGCAGACACTGGAAAAATGTACGCGATGAAGTGCCTCGATAAGAAGCGCATCAAAATGAAACAGGGTGAAACCCTCGCCCTCAACGAAAGGATAATGCTCTCACTAGTCAGTACTGGA GTGGATTGCCCTTTCATTGTATGCATGACGTACGCGTTTCATACACCGGATAAACTGTGCTTTATACTTGACCTGATGAACGGAGGTGACCTACATTATCATCTCAGTCAACACGGTGTATTTAATGAACCtgagatgaaattttacgcCGCGGAAGTTATACTAGGTCTTGAACATATGCATCGTAGATACATCGTTTATCGGGATCTGAAACCAGCAAATATACTTTTAGACGAAAACGGTCACGTTAGAATATCAGATCTTGGCCTCGCCTGTGATTTTTCTAAGAAAAAACCTCACGCCAGCGT GGGCACACATGGTTACATGGCGCCGGAAGTACTCTCTAAAGCAACCCCCTACGACTCGAGCGCAGATTGGTTTTCTTTTGGTTGTATGTTATACAAACTTCTGAAAGGTCACAGTCCATTCAGACAGCATAAAACTAAAGACAAGCACGAAATAGACCGTATGACACTCACCATGGTTggt aaAGTCGAATTGCCGGAGACATTCTCGAGGGAATTGCAGTCGCTTTTGGAGGGATTGCTGCAAAGAGATATCGACAAGAGACTAGGATGTCGGGGTGGCGGTGCAGACGAACTTAAAGAGCATCCATTTTTTAGTGGAATCGACTGGCAGCAGGTTTACCTTCAAAAATATACGCCACCGTTGATACCGCCCAAGGGTGAAGTGAACGCTGCAGATGCTTTTGACATTGGTTCATTTGACGAGGAGGATACTAAAGGAATTAAATTAACTGACGCTGATCAGGAtctttataaaaattttcctcttgtTATATCTGAAAGGTGGCAGGCCGAAGTTGCCGACACTGTATTTGAAACAATTAACAATGAAGCTGACAAG cTGGAAAATAAACGTAAAGCGAAACAAAAACTGAGATTCGATACCGACGAAAAAG aatcggattgtATATTGCACGGATATATAAAAAAGTTAGGCGGTCCTTTTGCTAGTGCGTGGCAAACTCGTTATGCCAAACTTTATCCAAACAGATTGGAACTCCATCCGGAGTCGACAACCAATAAACCTGAGCTCGTCTTTTTGGACCAG gTAGAAGAAGTAGCTGCTGATTATCAACACGTGAAAGGAGAACAGTGTATAGTAGTTCGCACTAGAGATGCAAAAATCGTACTAACGAATCCC GATGAAATCGGGCTAAAAGAATGGGCGTTATCGCTTAGATCTGCACATAAATGTTCAATGGAGTTACTCGGTAATATGGCACGAAAAGCTGGTAAAATATACGGCACGGAACGAGAAGCGGCAATTCCTCCAACGCAGCGTTCCACAAACGGGAACTAA